TTCAATGACCATAAACAACATGCAAATAAATATGAtatcattaaatttaaatgttattttataagacaaatattaataaacatttatcaatatctttatttatacCTGTGATAGTAAAAGGATAATAATTCCATGCCTTTTCCGTTACATAAAATACTTTTGGAAGGAATGACTGAATCCAATAGGGTAATTTACTACAACACAACACAAAGTGAATGAAAAATCTATTTccataatattttaaagttacaaaatatattataatatatatctaattATTATCACCTAGACAAATGAATCCTTTTCTCCGTATACTGGCCCTTTCCATGCTCAGCATCATCacattctacattttcaatCACCTCAACTCCTTCATCATTAGCTGATTGCTCATGGCTATGCCTTGCAATCATGTAAAGTTGCCCTATTCGATACTATGAAAGATTCAATGGTGATTAAAACAGTAATCATAATACCAATAATATTATGAAGATTTAGAACTAGAAGTCCAAACACAATATTGATCAAtacaattaataacattttaatcttaatggtgttttttttttgttaactaGAATTAAACCccgtagaaataattttaagtaaacttATACAAGTGAAGATAAATTTATCAAAGAATAAagattatttgatattaaactcTGATTTCTTAcaactaaattaaaataatagagaaataatttACCTCTGTCGTAGTAAGCGGCATGCATATGCGGTATTCCTTCGTTAATACCATGCTTGCAAAGAAAAGTTGTCAACTCTCTACAATAACATCAACTTGATACTTGTTgtttttaaactttaatttcTCACACAACAACGAGTTCCAATCTCGTAAAATTGTCATGTAAATAGCAAATTCACGACGCCCGAAGCGATGAGGCAATAAACAATTGAGTGGAACGAAGTGAGTCCCTCTCTCTTTAATCGATAATAAAGCTCGGCACCTTACACGAAGGCCGTGTAACTAGGAATCACATAAACGAAAACTCCTAGTAAATCAGACAACTTGTCCTTAATAataagaagtatttaaataaattattgaattacgcTGATacgttaaacaaatttttctagtACTTTCATACCCACTTATTGCCCTGAATACAgttattcattttacaatggCATAACCTACGAGTCGCAGAAACATAAACAAATACATAATGCGTCCGCAAAAATTTCGACTTCCGTGCAAAGCAGATAggtaataaattgattaaaagaaaaaaataactttttactACTCTGagaagataaatatttacaaattgaaaaaaactatattacaatCAACGCATCAAATCCATAATCGTTGAGCACTACAATTAATCGTATTATacgaaaattttgtaaaatgtttaataattctaaattgtttaataattcttttctagTTTTTTGCAAACAGACAAAAAAGTGGTAATTGTTTCTGTGTTTGGAAAATCACAATATAAGGCTAAAGGATGCAAGACAAACATGCTGAGTTCAATCCTTCAAGTGGATCTCCTGGATGAACCAGAAGTGGACAAAGACACATTTGtaagaaacatataaatatatgtctTAAAAATATCAAGATacgatataataattttatttgtagtgTGAGATAGAGGGATATCATGATACaaaagataaaactatatatttacATCTACGGGGTTTCTTGGATACGCATACCCTTTTAACAGAATATAATAGGTTCACAGAAAAACAAGACTGTAAAGATTTTCTTAGTGTGTGGGCTCATATGAAAGATAAATATGCTAGGGCATTGcttgttttatttcatatatcacATGTTATTATTCTCACTCATCCCACACATACCTTTGATTATAGTTATGTTCATTTATTCAGAGCAATGGATATTGTAAGGTAAGAATTGTcttgtttcaaaaatatataattattactatattataactTAATCTATACAAGAAGATAATCCTTTTGGATTTTATATATTCCTTTATCTTCAGGCAAAAAGTTTCACCCCAGCTGTCTGATGTTTTGAGCTGCATTTGCAGTTTGCCTAAAGATTGGGTGTCTAATGTTAGGCCATGCTCCCCAAGGGTATTATTCTATTTTGAAACATGTCCTGATATATTCCAAGATCCTGCTagtgaaactaatataaaaaaattagagCATTCCTTGGAAGACCAAATTTACCAAGTATTAAGGAAAAACCGTATAGTAACTAACATAAggtgaggaattattaaatacaagtaaatgtaaaactatttgtatatatataataaaatttattatttaaatttttagttCAAATTCTCTATTTGCAATTCCTGCGAATCAAGAATTTGTTTATGTACACACTGGAACAACAGAATCTAGAGATATTTTGGGATACATGGCGAAGAAACTCATACAAAGTTGCAAAATCAGTTCTGGTAGTAGCACTTCGAGAAGTATAACTAGTCAagattctaattttcaaatagATGATACAGAAACGGGTAAGCAAAATAATCGTTCTCGAAAAATTCTCAGGAATAGACAATCGTGtcccaaataaaatataaatttgtagataattgtaaataaataattaacaacaataataatataaactctACCAGTTAGATACATATTTTCAGAAACTCGCTCCTTCAGACTATTTCTGCAACAACACATAAACCTGGCCTTTGCTAGAGGTTTTGATGACAATGTTGGAAGACACTCCATACCTGCATACTTTGAGGTTAACATTGAGAATtcgaattaataattcatctaaaatttatgaaagaaatgatTCTATGTTGTTACTTCTTTGCATAAATTAGATACCAACAGTTAGTACATTCTGTGAGGTGGCAAATAGAGTCTATGACTACTTTATGGATGGAACtgataaagaattattaacttTACATAATTTGCTGGATACAGATGTTAAATTTAGCAAAAGTAGATGCAGCAAAGTGCTTCCAAGAGCACTGCAAACGTATCAGGAAAATTTACCTCAACATTACACAAGGTATACACTaagtttgtaaaattattagGAAACTAATATATCAAGTATCAATAGTGAAGTTAAATTTTGATTAGGGCATACCACGAGACAAAATTGGCTCACGCAATGGCAGTTTTCGAGATGCACGCACGGGGGCCTCTGTTCGAAGaatttaatgagaaattacAAGCTGAATGTGAGAAACACTGGCGATCTGGCCGTCAAATGTGCGAGGTTCTTTCCCTCACAGGCAATCCCTGCACCAACCCAATTCACAGAGGTGGTAGTGATGGTGCTGGAGGTGGAGAACAGACAGATCTCAGAGATAGCGACCCGTATGGCtactaaaaacaaatttatttcatccaattttacaatatattacaataattaaagcTTATTTCACACCTTACAGTGATTTACCAATTAGAGAACACTGTAGCGGAGTTCGATATATTTGTGCTTGTAACTGTGGCCGTTGTCAAGCGTCGCGCGAAGATCCATTCAGTTTAAAACAGGCTAATTATGATTACTTCCAATTGCTAGCCAAACAATGTGGCTGTGCACAATTAGAAAGTATTCAATTTCCAGTTTTTCAACCAAGCACCCATAATTTTAGGTGAGTCAACTTTATGCAGTTATGGTGTTTAAATTGTCTGACTATGCTTAAAAAAATTATggatactttataaaactttagattactatatattttatttgcagaCCGGCTCAATTACTCTCTGCATCCAAACGCAAAGACTCTTTTAGTCATGCAGAATCACCTACACCAAGGGGACACACTCCAGCCTGCAGCTTAGGAGTCAACACTCTT
The window above is part of the Nomia melanderi isolate GNS246 chromosome 2, iyNomMela1, whole genome shotgun sequence genome. Proteins encoded here:
- the LOC116425920 gene encoding nonsense-mediated mRNA decay factor SMG8 isoform X1, with protein sequence MRPQKFRLPCKADSFLQTDKKVVIVSVFGKSQYKAKGCKTNMLSSILQVDLLDEPEVDKDTFCEIEGYHDTKDKTIYLHLRGFLDTHTLLTEYNRFTEKQDCKDFLSVWAHMKDKYARALLVLFHISHVIILTHPTHTFDYSYVHLFRAMDIVRQKVSPQLSDVLSCICSLPKDWVSNVRPCSPRVLFYFETCPDIFQDPASETNIKKLEHSLEDQIYQVLRKNRIVTNISSNSLFAIPANQEFVYVHTGTTESRDILGYMAKKLIQSCKISSGSSTSRSITSQDSNFQIDDTETETRSFRLFLQQHINLAFARGFDDNVGRHSIPAYFEIPTVSTFCEVANRVYDYFMDGTDKELLTLHNLLDTDVKFSKSRCSKVLPRALQTYQENLPQHYTRAYHETKLAHAMAVFEMHARGPLFEEFNEKLQAECEKHWRSGRQMCEVLSLTGNPCTNPIHRGGSDGAGGGEQTDLRDSDPDLPIREHCSGVRYICACNCGRCQASREDPFSLKQANYDYFQLLAKQCGCAQLESIQFPVFQPSTHNFRPAQLLSASKRKDSFSHAESPTPRGHTPACSLGVNTLNVSDDIRTPYESGDQSQQPSENNDTNKHAKTSLTPNDAHKVVIEVSDNEEDNKDLNSTEKSLVRQPSTTEYLPGMLHTESPAGLLPQFSSWSLVCLGPSSLYSHNLGLQHQTGVLPTSAFLLPWDVTVRLEHQKERGSLWPTIGDHGVHGYCPRGKNFQNLNTIRGRKSKGGKEFVVKIFVGVEYECPRGHRFMASAPDKVLKATGNGIVKDSGNKVTSSTADMPLYFPCPCRQTKPLIAQLMRIHVVTPKAPVHVTLNPRVQPGPPPCPIFVTGCDEPIKLSQSAYWVLRLPYVYMDEKGPYIAPKDPVPISHGRLLAGMYGISEVILDKK
- the LOC116425920 gene encoding nonsense-mediated mRNA decay factor SMG8 isoform X2; translated protein: MRPQKFRLPCKADSFLQTDKKVVIVSVFGKSQYKAKGCKTNMLSSILQVDLLDEPEVDKDTFCEIEGYHDTKDKTIYLHLRGFLDTHTLLTEYNRFTEKQDCKDFLSVWAHMKDKYARALLVLFHISHVIILTHPTHTFDYSYVHLFRAMDIVRQKVSPQLSDVLSCICSLPKDWVSNVRPCSPRVLFYFETCPDIFQDPASETNIKKLEHSLEDQIYQVLRKNRIVTNISSNSLFAIPANQEFVYVHTGTTESRDILGYMAKKLIQSCKISSGSSTSRSITSQDSNFQIDDTETETRSFRLFLQQHINLAFARGFDDNVGRHSIPAYFEIPTVSTFCEVANRVYDYFMDGTDKELLTLHNLLDTDVKFSKSRCSKVLPRALQTYQENLPQHYTRAYHETKLAHAMAVFEMHARGPLFEEFNEKLQAECEKHWRSGRQMCEVLSLTGNPCTNPIHRGGSDGAGGGEQTDLRDSDPDLPIREHCSGVRYICACNCGRCQASREDPFSLKQANYDYFQLLAKQCGCAQLESIQFPVFQPSTHNFRPAQLLSASKRKDSFSHAESPTPRGHTPACSLGVNTLNVSDDIRTPYESGDQSQQPSENNDTNKHAKTSLTPNDAHKVVIEVSDNEEDNKEKSLVRQPSTTEYLPGMLHTESPAGLLPQFSSWSLVCLGPSSLYSHNLGLQHQTGVLPTSAFLLPWDVTVRLEHQKERGSLWPTIGDHGVHGYCPRGKNFQNLNTIRGRKSKGGKEFVVKIFVGVEYECPRGHRFMASAPDKVLKATGNGIVKDSGNKVTSSTADMPLYFPCPCRQTKPLIAQLMRIHVVTPKAPVHVTLNPRVQPGPPPCPIFVTGCDEPIKLSQSAYWVLRLPYVYMDEKGPYIAPKDPVPISHGRLLAGMYGISEVILDKK
- the LOC116425920 gene encoding nonsense-mediated mRNA decay factor SMG8 isoform X3; the encoded protein is MNQKWTKTHFYVHLFRAMDIVRQKVSPQLSDVLSCICSLPKDWVSNVRPCSPRVLFYFETCPDIFQDPASETNIKKLEHSLEDQIYQVLRKNRIVTNISSNSLFAIPANQEFVYVHTGTTESRDILGYMAKKLIQSCKISSGSSTSRSITSQDSNFQIDDTETETRSFRLFLQQHINLAFARGFDDNVGRHSIPAYFEIPTVSTFCEVANRVYDYFMDGTDKELLTLHNLLDTDVKFSKSRCSKVLPRALQTYQENLPQHYTRAYHETKLAHAMAVFEMHARGPLFEEFNEKLQAECEKHWRSGRQMCEVLSLTGNPCTNPIHRGGSDGAGGGEQTDLRDSDPDLPIREHCSGVRYICACNCGRCQASREDPFSLKQANYDYFQLLAKQCGCAQLESIQFPVFQPSTHNFRPAQLLSASKRKDSFSHAESPTPRGHTPACSLGVNTLNVSDDIRTPYESGDQSQQPSENNDTNKHAKTSLTPNDAHKVVIEVSDNEEDNKDLNSTEKSLVRQPSTTEYLPGMLHTESPAGLLPQFSSWSLVCLGPSSLYSHNLGLQHQTGVLPTSAFLLPWDVTVRLEHQKERGSLWPTIGDHGVHGYCPRGKNFQNLNTIRGRKSKGGKEFVVKIFVGVEYECPRGHRFMASAPDKVLKATGNGIVKDSGNKVTSSTADMPLYFPCPCRQTKPLIAQLMRIHVVTPKAPVHVTLNPRVQPGPPPCPIFVTGCDEPIKLSQSAYWVLRLPYVYMDEKGPYIAPKDPVPISHGRLLAGMYGISEVILDKK